Proteins encoded together in one Papaver somniferum cultivar HN1 unplaced genomic scaffold, ASM357369v1 unplaced-scaffold_21, whole genome shotgun sequence window:
- the LOC113339486 gene encoding F-box protein At3g07870-like yields the protein MENLHEDLVMEILYRLPADSILQCILVCRTWRTLVRNTFFVNNHYLHQLRILLHEQQLDVDNLLDHQNNISNISLGQIFLIEKRYFRFRYVDENYDYEKNNIFGHDHHLQPFDHFYKKLLATIKDSRVQDRYSDYFLYPIGSCNGLLCFFLMYKSFQTVPFSLLTYPMFVCNPITGEYINLPRCGVKEKDFHIGISCGIGYDYSNNVYKVVVALHNMQELELQPNRLQVYILGDVNGWRSIKSPYDLSGECIHIAGTFFWLDDERCNIVAFDLTDEVFELLPKPSFYTPNDTYYYQLHILRKGLCVVLAHYPNLEIWLVKKKKKLQLNNNSGTTERTETDCWSWMKEFSMSWEGLGPFIMSSYLQPVTILRNGQVLIWDYKKKALFLCDPRTSTAKEIVHDDDFRKVEYVRSLPHINSFVSLKSLGMKSKWI from the coding sequence ATGGAGAATCTTCATGAGGATCTAGTAATGGAAATACTGTATCGATTACCCGCTGATTCGATTTTACAGTGCATCCTGGTATGCAGGACTTGGCGAACTCTGGTACGTAACACTTTCTTTGTCAATAATCACTATCTTCACCAATTACGAATACTACTTCATGAACAACAACTTGATGTTGATAACTTGTTGGATCATCAGAATAACATAAGCAACATTAGTCTAGGTCAGATTTTCTTGATTGAGAAAAGATACTTCAGATTTCGGTACGTCGATGAAAACTATGATTACGAGAAGAATAATATTTTTGGTCATGACCATCATCTTCAGCCGTTTGACCACTTTTACAAGAAACTGCTTGCAACTATTAAGGACTCTAGGGTTCAAGATAGATATAGTGACTATTTTCTCTATCCGATTGGATCGTGCAACGGTTTGTTATGTTTTTTTCTAATGTACAAGTCCTTCCAAACCGTTCCGTTCTCGTTGTTGACATATCCTATGTTTGTCTGTAATCCTATTACTGGAGAATACATCAATCTTCCAAGATGTGGTGTAAAGGAGAAAGACTTTCACATTGGCATTAGCTGCGGAATTGGTTATGATTATTCTAACAATGTGTACAAGGTAGTTGTTGCATTACACAACATGCAGGAACTAGAATTACAGCCTAATCGTCTACAGGTGTACATTCTTGGCGATGTCAATGGTTGGAGGAGTATAAAAAGTCCGTATGATTTATCAGGAGAGTGTATTCACATAGCCGGAACATTTTTTTGGCTCGATGATGAGAGGTGCAATATCGTAGCATTTGATTTGACAGATGAAGTTTTTGAACTGCTCCCGAAACCATCTTTCTACACCCCTAATGACACCTACTATTATCAGTTGCACATATTAAGGAAGGGTTTATGTGTTGTTCTTGCACATTACCCAAACTTGGAGATTTGgttggtaaagaagaagaagaagttgcagcTGAATAACAACAGTGGTACCACAGAGAGAACAGAAACGGATTGCTGGAGTTGGATGAAGGAGTTTTCTATGTCATGGGAAGGACTAGGGCCATTCATCATGTCCTCGTATTTACAACCAGTCACTATTTTAAGAAATGGTCAAGTCCTAATTTGGGATTATAAAAAGAAGGCGCTATTTCTTTGCGATCCGAGAACTTCAACCGCCAAAGAGATCGTACATGATGATGATTTTCGTAAAGTGGAGTATGTCCGTTCACTTCCTCACATTAATAGCTTTGTTTCACTAAAATCTCTAGGAATGAAGTCAAAGTGGATTTGA